One Cervus canadensis isolate Bull #8, Minnesota chromosome 31, ASM1932006v1, whole genome shotgun sequence genomic region harbors:
- the LOC122432326 gene encoding beta-defensin 103A, translating into MRVYYLLFALLFLFLLPVPGNGGIISGLQKYYCKIRSGRCALIGCLPKEEQIGRCSLSGRKCCRKKK; encoded by the exons ATGAGGGTCTACTACCTTCTCTTTGCATTGCTCTTCTTGTTCTTGCTGCCTGTTCCAG GCAATGGTGGAATCATAAGCGGGTTACAAAAGTATTATTGCAAAATAAGAAGCGGCCGGTGTGCTCTGATTGGCTGCCTTCCAAAGGAGGAACAGATAGGCCGCTGTTCCCTGAGTGGCCGAAAATGCTGccggaagaagaaatga